From a region of the Oncorhynchus tshawytscha isolate Ot180627B linkage group LG14, Otsh_v2.0, whole genome shotgun sequence genome:
- the LOC112267428 gene encoding zinc finger and BTB domain-containing protein 16-A-like isoform X1, producing MGVLQLHNPTLPATLLHRANHMRLSGTLCDVIITVDGQEFPAHRTVLACTSKMFEILFHRSSLRYALDFLSPKTFQQILEYAYTASLQATAEDLDDLLYAAEILEIEYLEEQCLKVLETIQSEEKQDHLSLSGRNHGSGESEQSRARHWRNMLISKKHSMQEGGINPTTLHHLALYHMTDRSPSMPGGLPMGLPVASPTQVGGLSLEGLGQSPLQYSLNGAQHPSLPLTKRIKTEDNNMQVDEVNSYEGRSSSGGEGGFESDQPRDEGPGTPQRGSVITSAREQHSGQEEGGIVGNNSPLDSFPGLAEKHLASLYSSMPSNHIGEVGLPMPMSVAPSLAMSLDLRAYGGLLPQGLLHREILSRLGQFAAGMRREGQSQSQSCGDCGLQLHNREAMEQHRKLHSGGEKGHGCEFCGKRFIDSVRLRMHMLSHSAGAEALVCDQCGATFSAEDALEAHRQTHTGTDMAVFCLLCAKRFQTQKALQQHMEVHAGMHSYVCSHCDHTFPSHTTLKRHLRSHTGDHPFECEFCGSCFRDDGMLRGHKRIHTGEKPYECNGCGKRFSLKHQLETHYRVHTGEKPFECKICHQRSRDYSAMIKHLRTHNGASPYQCTICQDFCPSLAAMQKHMKSHRPEDVPLDWRIEKTYLYVCYV from the exons ATGGGTGTTCTCCAGCTCCACAACCCCACCCTCCCCGCCACGCTCCTGCACAGGGCCAATCATATGCGTCTGTCGGGAACGCTGTGTGACGTCATCATCACGGTGGATGGCCAGGAGTTCCCGGCCCACCGCACCGTCCTGGCCTGCACCAGCAAGATGTTTGAGATCTTGTTCCACCGCAGCAGCCTGCGCTACGCCCTCGACTTCCTCTCCCCCAAGACCTTCCAGCAGATCCTGGAGTACGCCTACACGGCCTCACTGCAGGCCACGGCCGAGGACCTGGATGACCTGCTGTACGCCGCTGAGATCCTGGAGATTGAGTACCTGGAGGAGCAGTGCCTCAaggttctggagaccatccagtCAGAGGAGAAGCAGGACCACCTGAGTCTGAGTGGGAGGAACCACGGGTCTGGAGAGAGTGAACAAAGCAGGGCAAGGCACTGGAGGAACATGCTAATCTCTAAGAAGCATTCCATGCAGGAGGGTGGTATCAACCCCACCACCCTGCACCACCTGGCACTGTACCACATGACTGACAGGAGTCCCTCTATGCCAGGGGGACTACCTATGGGGCTCCCTGTAGCTAGTCCCACACAAGTTGGAGGGCTTAGTCTGGAGGGCCTGGGTCAGTCTCCACTACAGTACAGCCTCAATGGAGCACAGCACCCCTCCCTGCCTCTGACTAAGAGGATAAAGACAGAGGACAATAACATGCAGGTGGATGAAGTCAATAGCTACGAGGGCCGGTCCTCCAGCGGAGGGGAGGGAGGCTTTGAATCGGACCAGCCCAGAGATGAGGGCCCGGGGACTCCCCAAAGAGGCAGTGTCATCACCTCGGCTAGAGAGCAGCACTCGGGCCAAGAGGAGGGGGGCATAGTGGGGAACAACTCTCCTCTGGACAGTTTCCCTGGGCTGGCTGAGAAACACCTGGCCTCCCTCTACTCATCCATGCCCTCCAATCACATAGGGGAGGTGGGGCTGCCTATGCCCATGTCGGTGGCCCCTTCCCTAGCCATGTCCCTGGACCTGAGGGCCTACGGGGGACTGCTGCCCCAGGGCCTGCTCCACAGGGAGATCCTCAGCAGGCTGGGCCAGTTTGCAGCAGGGATGAGGCGGGAGggccagagtcagagtcagagctgtGGGGACTGTGGTCTCCAGCTGCATAACAGAGAGGCCATGGAGCAACACAG GAAGCTGCACAGTGGAGGCGAGAAGGGACACGGCTGTGAGTTCTGTGGCAAACGCTTCATAGACAGTGTACGGCTCAGGATGCACATGCTCTCTCACTCAG CTGGAGCTGAGGCCCTGGTGTGTGATCAGTGTGGAGCTACATTCTCTGCTGAAGACGCTCTGGaggcccacagacagacacacacag GGACAGACATGGCAGTGTTCTGTCTGCTGTGTGCCAAGCGGTTCCAGACCCAGAAGGCTCTGCAGCAGCACATGGAGGTCCATGCAGGGATGCACAGCTACGTCTGCAGCCACTGTGACCACACCTTCCCCAGCCACACCACCCTCAAACGCCACCTGCGCTCACACACAG GTGACCACCCGTTTGAGTGTGAGTTCTGTGGGAGCTGTTTCCGGGACGATGGCATGTTGAGGGGACACAAACGCATCCACACGGGAGAGAAGCCTTACGAGTGTAACGGCTGTGGCAAAAGGTTCAGCCTCAAGCACCAGCTGGAGACCCACTACCGCGTACACACAG GTGAGAAGCCATTTGAGTGCAAGATCTGTCACCAGCGATCCAGGGACTACTCTGCCATGATCAAGCACCTGCGCACCCACAACGGAGCGTCGCCCTACCAGTGTACCATCTGCCAGGACTTCTGCCCCAGCCTGGCAGCCATGCAGAAACACATGAAGAGCCACAGACCCGAGGATGTGCCCCTGGACTGGAGGATAGAGAAGACCTACCTGTACGTATGCTACGTCTGA
- the LOC112267428 gene encoding zinc finger and BTB domain-containing protein 16-A-like isoform X2, translating into MGVLQLHNPTLPATLLHRANHMRLSGTLCDVIITVDGQEFPAHRTVLACTSKMFEILFHRSSLRYALDFLSPKTFQQILEYAYTASLQATAEDLDDLLYAAEILEIEYLEEQCLKVLETIQSEEKQDHLSLSGRNHGSGESEQSRARHWRNMLISKKHSMQEGGINPTTLHHLALYHMTDRSPSMPGGLPMGLPVASPTQVGGLSLEGLGQSPLQYSLNGAQHPSLPLTKRIKTEDNNMQVDEVNSYEGRSSSGGEGGFESDQPRDEGPGTPQRGSVITSAREQHSGQEEGGIVGNNSPLDSFPGLAEKHLASLYSSMPSNHIGEVGLPMPMSVAPSLAMSLDLRAYGGLLPQGLLHREILSRLGQFAAGMRREGQSQSQSCGDCGLQLHNREAMEQHRKLHSGGEKGHGCEFCGKRFIDSVRLRMHMLSHSAGAEALVCDQCGATFSAEDALEAHRQTHTGTDMAVFCLLCAKRFQTQKALQQHMEVHAGMHSYVCSHCDHTFPSHTTLKRHLRSHTGDHPFECEFCGSCFRDDGMLRGHKRIHTGEKPYECNGCGKRFSLKHQLETHYRVHTGEKPFECKICHQRSRDYSAMIKHLRTHNGASPYQCTICQDFCPSLAAMQKHMKSHRPEDVPLDWRIEKTYLMRLKS; encoded by the exons ATGGGTGTTCTCCAGCTCCACAACCCCACCCTCCCCGCCACGCTCCTGCACAGGGCCAATCATATGCGTCTGTCGGGAACGCTGTGTGACGTCATCATCACGGTGGATGGCCAGGAGTTCCCGGCCCACCGCACCGTCCTGGCCTGCACCAGCAAGATGTTTGAGATCTTGTTCCACCGCAGCAGCCTGCGCTACGCCCTCGACTTCCTCTCCCCCAAGACCTTCCAGCAGATCCTGGAGTACGCCTACACGGCCTCACTGCAGGCCACGGCCGAGGACCTGGATGACCTGCTGTACGCCGCTGAGATCCTGGAGATTGAGTACCTGGAGGAGCAGTGCCTCAaggttctggagaccatccagtCAGAGGAGAAGCAGGACCACCTGAGTCTGAGTGGGAGGAACCACGGGTCTGGAGAGAGTGAACAAAGCAGGGCAAGGCACTGGAGGAACATGCTAATCTCTAAGAAGCATTCCATGCAGGAGGGTGGTATCAACCCCACCACCCTGCACCACCTGGCACTGTACCACATGACTGACAGGAGTCCCTCTATGCCAGGGGGACTACCTATGGGGCTCCCTGTAGCTAGTCCCACACAAGTTGGAGGGCTTAGTCTGGAGGGCCTGGGTCAGTCTCCACTACAGTACAGCCTCAATGGAGCACAGCACCCCTCCCTGCCTCTGACTAAGAGGATAAAGACAGAGGACAATAACATGCAGGTGGATGAAGTCAATAGCTACGAGGGCCGGTCCTCCAGCGGAGGGGAGGGAGGCTTTGAATCGGACCAGCCCAGAGATGAGGGCCCGGGGACTCCCCAAAGAGGCAGTGTCATCACCTCGGCTAGAGAGCAGCACTCGGGCCAAGAGGAGGGGGGCATAGTGGGGAACAACTCTCCTCTGGACAGTTTCCCTGGGCTGGCTGAGAAACACCTGGCCTCCCTCTACTCATCCATGCCCTCCAATCACATAGGGGAGGTGGGGCTGCCTATGCCCATGTCGGTGGCCCCTTCCCTAGCCATGTCCCTGGACCTGAGGGCCTACGGGGGACTGCTGCCCCAGGGCCTGCTCCACAGGGAGATCCTCAGCAGGCTGGGCCAGTTTGCAGCAGGGATGAGGCGGGAGggccagagtcagagtcagagctgtGGGGACTGTGGTCTCCAGCTGCATAACAGAGAGGCCATGGAGCAACACAG GAAGCTGCACAGTGGAGGCGAGAAGGGACACGGCTGTGAGTTCTGTGGCAAACGCTTCATAGACAGTGTACGGCTCAGGATGCACATGCTCTCTCACTCAG CTGGAGCTGAGGCCCTGGTGTGTGATCAGTGTGGAGCTACATTCTCTGCTGAAGACGCTCTGGaggcccacagacagacacacacag GGACAGACATGGCAGTGTTCTGTCTGCTGTGTGCCAAGCGGTTCCAGACCCAGAAGGCTCTGCAGCAGCACATGGAGGTCCATGCAGGGATGCACAGCTACGTCTGCAGCCACTGTGACCACACCTTCCCCAGCCACACCACCCTCAAACGCCACCTGCGCTCACACACAG GTGACCACCCGTTTGAGTGTGAGTTCTGTGGGAGCTGTTTCCGGGACGATGGCATGTTGAGGGGACACAAACGCATCCACACGGGAGAGAAGCCTTACGAGTGTAACGGCTGTGGCAAAAGGTTCAGCCTCAAGCACCAGCTGGAGACCCACTACCGCGTACACACAG GTGAGAAGCCATTTGAGTGCAAGATCTGTCACCAGCGATCCAGGGACTACTCTGCCATGATCAAGCACCTGCGCACCCACAACGGAGCGTCGCCCTACCAGTGTACCATCTGCCAGGACTTCTGCCCCAGCCTGGCAGCCATGCAGAAACACATGAAGAGCCACAGACCCGAGGATGTGCCCCTGGACTGGAGGATAGAGAAGACCTACCT